gtagcgaccgagcgggacgatcgcttagcgaccgagcgggacgatcgcttaGCGACCGAgagggacgatcgctcggtcgctacgtagcgaacgagcgggacgagcgatcggtcgctacgtagagaccgagccttggcttgagcttggttgctacgtagcgaccgagcgggacgatcgctcggtcgctacgtagcgaccgagccttggcttgagttcggtcgctatgtagcgaccgagcgggacgatctcttggtcgctacgtagcaaccgagcttggtcgagctcggtcgctacgtagcgaccgagtgggacgatcgctccatcgctacgtagcgaccgagctttggcttgagctcggtcgctatgtagcgaccgagctttggctcgagctcggtcgctacgtagcgaccgagcgggacgagcgctcggtcgctaagtagcgaccgagccttggcttgagcttggtcgctacgtagcgaccgagcgggacgatcgctcggtcgctatgtagcgaccgagctttggctcgagcttggttgctacgtagcgaccgagcgggatgagcgctcggtcgctaagtagcgaccgagctggggctcgagctcggtcgttacgcagcgaccgagcgggacgatcgctcggtcgctacgtagtgaccgagcttggccgagctcggtcgctacgtagcgaccgagcgggacggatgtccggtcgctgcgtaacgacctgtttcgagctttcgtcggacatctcgattttttcttccgtaaagctttttcgtaagtaagaatctatttcgaaaagtactcttcggagaaatttttatttttttcttcggacgttttgaatgttaaatttgtcgcaaccgtttttgaccccaacacatATCCATATATTTCAAGCTAGAACGCAAAAAATGCTGAAGCTTCTGTCAAGACGGCATAGGACCCAGACCCGATCTCGCCAACCAGTCCAAGACAACTGATTTCCAGAGGATCGCACCTCTTTTGTTTTGCAGTTCTCTGCCATGTTTCTGAAATCCCAGAAGGTAGAGTCATTGCGCAAAGCCCCACCAAGcttcttattattattcatcAATTCATTAAAGTCACCTATCAATAACCATGGACTGTCTCGCGTGAGTCCAATACTAATGAGCTTGTCCCAAACCAACTGTCTCATTTCCCGTACAGGGTCACCATAAACACAGGAGAGATAAAACAAGAGGGAACCGAGCTCAATACGAAGATCAATGATTCTCTTATCAGAAAATAGTACCTCAACTTTGTAACAACCTTTCCAAAAAACTGCCCAGCCTCCACTTAATCCAAGAGGCTCAACCGTAAAAACCTTATCGTATCCCAGCGTATCCTTCAAACCGAACATGTAACCATTCTTTTGCTTAGTTTcagacaaaaattaaaaatccgGAAAATACATTTTACGCATTTTCGTTAGTCTCTGAACTGTTTCGGGGCTTCCTGCTCCTCGACAGTTCCAGCTCAAAACTTTCATTGGGATGGCAGCGGCTTCAAATCGAAAGCCACCGTATTATCTTTGGTTTTTGTTGCTTTGTTTCCTTGAGTCTCCATAGTGCTCTCTGCCTTTCGCATGTGGCCATTCCAGCTCAGTTTTTCaacatgtttcattaaagaggtaattTAGGAATTCAAAAtagagttttgaaaaaaaaaaatgaaaaagaaatagaatttattaaaaaatgttcTAACTCAAAAAagtattattcaaaaataataaaaatatcattttttttattatttatttaaataattatttgtatttatatatttataaagtaattAAGGATATAAAGTTTTTTATCTCTTTAGTGGAACTTGTTGGTCACTTTTCTCTTTATGtgctcttttgattttttttctttaacaattAGTTTCTTTTGGAAAAATATTGTCCAATACCAACAAAACCCACCGAGACTCGTAAAGGAGAAATTTCTACCGGAGACTTAGACATGAAACTAAGGTCACCCACATTGGTCCGTTTGCTTACAAATTTTCGACGCAAAAGACCCGTGACATGGCTCTACGGTTGCTATATAAGAAGCTCATTAGATTTAAGGGTTTCACGACAGAGTTGAGAacttgagagagagaaagagggtaaaaataaacaaaagaaaagacagaAATGGGTAAGAACAACACCAAAATCCTCATCACAGCTCTTGCGATGATTGTAACCGCTTCAATGATGATTGAAGAAGCTAAGAGCGTTCGCATATGTAACGTCGGCACAAAGGACTTGAAGAAATGCCGTCCAGCTGTCACTGGAAACAACCCACCACCTCCCACTCCCCAATGCTGCCAGGTGGCCAAAGCCGCTAATCTTGAATGTCTCTGCCCGTTCCTCTCCAGGTCCGGGATTGACCCATCAAAAATCAAGGCTCTAGGAGCCAATTGTGGCATTACCAAAAATCCCTCCTGTTTGCCATGGTTATACTCAAAAGTACCATTAAAGTTATTGGAATCTGGTTGAGTAAAGAGAAAAAGTCTTACGCtgattttgtttgttctttCTTTAAAACGCAGATTGAAGAACTGAGCTGGAATACATGCGTACCCGTCGCAAGATTAAGTCTTTAAGTTATAATATGTCTCTTGTTGTTCtatttgaataaaccaccagaTTTTGCTATTATTTTCAGTCaccttttctaaaaaaaaaagaaccgtATTCTATGTATTAATGAAAAACAATAAAGTACTGCTTTTGGCTTACTCCATTGTGTTATACTTTCTTGAATATCCAAAAACTAACTCTGCATGCCTCTTCCCTGCAGAGAACccaaaatcataatttaaactgcaaataaaaatatagaaactatagTTGCATAAACGTTTGGAATTTACAATATACAAATATGCATGCATGCATCtcaaataaatttacaatatcACAGATTCACAAATGCCTGCAGAATATACGAAGTCAGATAAAAAAACGTTTCTTGCGAAAGAAGCTTGACGAAATATAATGAACAGAAAGTGTGTCTTGTATTAATGTACAACGTACGGTATATATACAACAGAGGAAGTCCTAATACGCAGGAACTTAGGTAGATAACTCTAACATATGAGTATATCCATATACTTGTCATTATCTTTAACTTAACATCCTTATCtctatacccctcctcaagctgGAGGAGAGATGTCTTGTATCCCCAGCTTGAACAGAAGATAAGTGAAGGTAGTAGAAGGTAAAGCTTTGGTGAGAATATCAGCTGGCTGCTCTTTGGTGGAGATGTGTTCCGTAGTGATTAGTTTGTCTTGAACTGCATCCCGAACTTGATGGCAGTCATTCTCTATATGCTTTGTACGCTCATGAAAGACAGGATTCtttgcaatgtggatagctgtcTGACTATCGCAGAACATACGCATTGGACCTTTGGTAGAAATTCCAAATGCGTGTAACATTCGTTTCAACCATTTTAGTTCGTGCAGTGTGTACGCCATGGAGCGATACTCTGCCTCTGCAGAAGACGCCGAGACagtgttttgtttctttgtcttCCATGACACTGGTGACGTTCCGAGAAGGACGATATAAGAGCTCAGTGACCGACGAGTGATAGGGCACGCACTCCAGTCTGAATCGCAGTACGCAGTCACCCGTAATTCTGAGTCAGAACGTAACATAATACCCTGAGAAGGGCAACCCTTCAAGTAACAGACTACACGGAGAGCCGCCTCCCAATGTTCTTTAAGAGGCTTCTTCATGAACTGAGATAGGATATGGACAGCATAACATAGTTCAGGGCGAGTAAAGGTAAGAAAGATCAGGCGGCCAACCAGTCTACGGTAGGGAGCTGGATCAGTTAACGGTGTACCGTTTGCCAATGCCAGCTTATGGTTTAGTTCGATAGGAGTAGCACGCCGGTTTGCAACCAAGTAAGCCTGAGTCAGTGATGATGTCGAGTGCGTACTTGCGTTGAGACATGAAGATGCCTTCGCTGTTTCGCGCGATCTCGATGCCTAGGAAGTATTTAAGTTTGCCAAGATCTTTCATATGGAAGCATTCGCAGAGGTAGTTTTTGAACTTTTGTAGAGTAGATAAGTCATTGCTGGTGATGATGAAGTCGTCAACGTACACTAGGATGTGTAGGTTGATTTTATCGCGTATGTAGGAGAAGTGAGAGTAGTCTGGTTTACTCTGGGTGAAGCCATAAGAAAGTAGAGCTTTGCTGAGTTTGGAGAACCAGCAGCGGGGAGATTGCTTGAGTCCATAGATAGATTTTCGTAGACGAGCGACTTTGGTGGGGTCTGAGCCTTGAAAACCTTGTGGAAGTTTCATgtaaacttcttcttccaagtCTCCATGAAGAAAGGCATTATGCACATCCATTTGGTGAACCTCCCACTGTTTAGCTGCTGCAATTTCCAGAAGTATGCGAACTGTTGTTGGTTTTGC
This genomic stretch from Brassica napus cultivar Da-Ae chromosome C9, Da-Ae, whole genome shotgun sequence harbors:
- the LOC106417714 gene encoding putative lipid-transfer protein DIR1 isoform X2 — its product is MGKNNTKILITALAMIVTASMMIEEAKSVRICNVGTKDLKKCRPAVTGNNPPPPTPQCCQVAKAANLECLCPFLSRSGIDPSKIKALGANCGITKNPSCLP
- the LOC106417714 gene encoding putative lipid-transfer protein DIR1 isoform X1, with protein sequence MGKNNTKILITALAMIVTASMMIEEAKSVRICNVGTKDLKKCRPAVTGNNPPPPTPQCCQVAKAANLECLCPFLSRSGIDPSKIKALGANCGITKNPSCLPWLYSKIEELSWNTCVPVARLSL